In a genomic window of Peptoclostridium acidaminophilum DSM 3953:
- a CDS encoding 4Fe-4S dicluster domain-containing protein, with protein MKVKVDAIRCKQCELCAANCPKKAITFSEEINEFGYQTVVVDHEKCIGCGICYTMCPDGVYEILG; from the coding sequence ATGAAGGTAAAGGTTGATGCAATAAGATGCAAGCAGTGCGAGCTTTGCGCGGCAAACTGCCCTAAAAAAGCCATAACATTTTCTGAGGAAATAAACGAGTTTGGTTATCAAACTGTAGTTGTGGATCATGAAAAATGCATAGGCTGCGGCATATGCTATACTATGTGTCCTGACGGCGTATATGAAATTCTAGGATAG
- a CDS encoding MEDS domain-containing protein: MKYNCIRCQLNEDIRKMEVKLDHLIFERKGDLMDPEIVQLSGDIERYTAECTNCKTRRDSIANSSGNSIFGCHISFYYYGLSHLIMNMCSYIASGVRKNELVFLSMETEVFDKLMALLQRLNIPSESIYLYPVEEMIMLNKERGISVLKNKVDEFVNDAKNRGFSGIRWIGQPSYAMKRTSKSDFLEFELALTEMVADKEISILCIYDSYDYVTTRKYIDEDVMRESVNTHTHILGNMDID; this comes from the coding sequence TTGAAATACAACTGCATTAGGTGCCAGCTAAACGAAGACATAAGAAAGATGGAAGTGAAGCTCGACCACCTGATATTTGAAAGAAAAGGGGATCTGATGGATCCGGAAATAGTTCAGCTTAGCGGGGATATAGAAAGGTATACTGCAGAATGTACAAACTGCAAGACAAGAAGGGATTCGATAGCAAATTCAAGCGGAAATAGCATTTTCGGATGTCATATATCGTTTTACTATTATGGTCTGTCACACCTTATTATGAACATGTGCAGTTATATAGCAAGCGGCGTCAGAAAAAATGAACTCGTTTTTCTTTCTATGGAGACGGAGGTTTTCGACAAACTCATGGCACTTCTGCAGCGTTTGAACATCCCAAGTGAGAGCATTTATTTATACCCGGTAGAGGAAATGATAATGCTAAACAAGGAGCGCGGCATATCGGTTCTTAAAAACAAGGTAGACGAATTCGTGAATGATGCCAAAAACAGGGGGTTTAGCGGTATACGATGGATTGGTCAGCCATCGTACGCCATGAAAAGAACTTCAAAATCTGATTTTCTTGAGTTTGAGCTTGCCCTTACCGAAATGGTTGCAGACAAGGAGATATCGATACTTTGCATTTACGATTCATACGACTATGTTACAACCAGAAAATATATCGATGAAGATGTAATGCGTGAGTCAGTTAATACTCACACTCATATTCTGGGAAACATGGATATTGATTAA
- the namA gene encoding NADPH dehydrogenase NamA, giving the protein MNRIFSPITIKNLHIRNRIMMAPMCMYSSNENGYANEWHFTHYETRAIGGVGLVMVEATAVESRGRITGEDLGIWDDSQIEGLSEIVRRVKRNGSKIGIQLAHAGRKCEAKGEDIIAPSPIKFDSHSLTYKRPRKMELDDIEEVFEAFRQAAERALAVGFDIIEIHGAHGYLINQFLSPVTNERTDEYGGSVENRAAFLREIVKRAKLSWPDDKPVCLRVSAEEYCEAGNRPHDVADIINLVKGEGIDIVNVSSGGLVSAPVPAYEGYQTRFAETIKRLTGLPVISGGLISKPSMADEIIRNERADMVFFGRELLRNPYWPLQASKELGDELEYWPEQYLRAR; this is encoded by the coding sequence ATGAACAGGATTTTTTCACCCATAACAATTAAAAATCTTCACATAAGAAACAGAATAATGATGGCGCCTATGTGCATGTACAGCTCGAATGAAAATGGTTATGCGAACGAGTGGCACTTTACGCACTATGAGACAAGGGCAATAGGCGGTGTGGGCCTTGTTATGGTCGAAGCCACGGCCGTGGAAAGCAGGGGCAGGATAACCGGCGAGGACCTTGGCATTTGGGATGATTCCCAAATTGAGGGATTAAGCGAGATAGTACGAAGGGTCAAACGGAACGGATCCAAAATAGGCATACAGCTGGCGCACGCAGGCAGAAAGTGCGAAGCGAAAGGCGAGGACATAATAGCGCCCTCCCCCATAAAATTCGATTCGCACAGCCTGACATACAAAAGACCAAGGAAAATGGAACTGGATGATATCGAGGAGGTTTTCGAAGCATTCAGGCAGGCTGCTGAAAGAGCTTTGGCTGTGGGTTTTGACATAATAGAAATACACGGCGCACACGGCTACCTGATAAACCAATTTCTCTCGCCTGTCACAAACGAGAGAACAGACGAATATGGCGGGAGCGTCGAAAATAGGGCGGCTTTCCTAAGGGAGATAGTAAAAAGGGCAAAGCTGTCTTGGCCGGATGATAAGCCCGTGTGCCTGCGTGTATCGGCAGAGGAGTATTGCGAAGCTGGAAACCGACCACATGATGTGGCTGACATTATAAACCTTGTAAAGGGCGAAGGCATAGACATAGTCAATGTGAGCTCAGGAGGGCTTGTTAGCGCGCCTGTGCCTGCATACGAAGGTTACCAGACAAGATTTGCCGAGACTATAAAGCGGCTTACGGGTCTGCCTGTGATTTCAGGAGGTCTAATAAGCAAACCATCCATGGCGGATGAAATAATCAGAAACGAAAGGGCTGACATGGTGTTTTTTGGCAGGGAGCTGCTCAGGAATCCGTACTGGCCGCTTCAGGCCTCCAAGGAATTGGGCGATGAGCTTGAATACTGGCCGGAGCAGTACTTGAGGGCGAGATAA
- a CDS encoding YkvI family membrane protein: protein MDASKVNVKQVATYAGAFIAFLIGSGFATGQEIMQYFTAYGYMGVLGSVVVFLLFLYVGISFIMAGYNNKFEKRSDIYPYYCGKTIGTFYDYFSTLFIYMSFIVMIGGAGATVQQQYGLPVAVGGIGMAILAVSTVVFGLGKIVDVIGKIGPTIAVMAITLGIISIFKNPEGLATANEVIPKLNLLKASSNWLFAAGSYVGFCMLWLATFMSAMGAGASSKKEATMGAIFGAIGFSAAVIVVALGLMANVEQVAGSKIPSLILAGNIHPVVALIFSVTVVAGIYTTSVPLLWTVTARIADEKSSKFKTAAIVLAIIGAFVGLKVPFDRLVNIIYVINGYVGIFLLVLMIIKDVKTVGASKVAEQVAVSEEA, encoded by the coding sequence ATGGATGCATCAAAAGTCAATGTCAAACAGGTGGCCACGTATGCCGGAGCCTTTATAGCATTTCTAATAGGCTCGGGATTTGCAACAGGACAGGAAATTATGCAGTACTTTACAGCATATGGATACATGGGTGTGCTGGGCTCTGTAGTAGTTTTTCTCTTGTTCCTGTATGTAGGCATTAGTTTCATAATGGCTGGCTATAACAACAAGTTTGAAAAAAGAAGCGACATATATCCATATTATTGCGGAAAGACAATCGGAACATTTTATGACTATTTCTCTACGCTATTCATATACATGTCTTTTATCGTAATGATTGGCGGCGCGGGTGCAACGGTGCAGCAGCAATACGGACTTCCGGTAGCGGTGGGCGGAATAGGAATGGCTATACTTGCTGTGAGCACCGTTGTATTCGGACTTGGCAAAATAGTAGATGTAATAGGCAAGATAGGACCTACAATTGCAGTGATGGCAATAACCCTGGGAATTATTTCGATATTCAAAAATCCTGAGGGCCTTGCTACAGCAAACGAGGTGATTCCTAAGCTCAATCTGCTCAAGGCTTCTAGCAACTGGCTGTTTGCAGCAGGTTCATACGTTGGTTTCTGTATGCTATGGCTGGCGACCTTTATGTCGGCTATGGGCGCAGGCGCAAGCAGCAAGAAGGAAGCAACAATGGGCGCAATATTCGGAGCAATCGGATTCTCGGCGGCTGTAATAGTGGTAGCCCTTGGGCTTATGGCGAACGTTGAGCAGGTGGCGGGATCCAAAATACCATCTCTTATACTAGCCGGCAACATACATCCTGTTGTAGCGCTTATATTCTCTGTGACAGTTGTAGCGGGAATTTATACTACATCAGTGCCACTCTTATGGACTGTTACAGCAAGGATAGCTGATGAAAAGAGCAGCAAATTCAAGACTGCGGCAATAGTGCTTGCCATAATAGGAGCTTTTGTAGGACTCAAGGTGCCCTTTGACAGGCTGGTTAACATTATCTATGTAATAAACGGATATGTAGGCATATTCCTGCTGGTGCTAATGATAATAAAAGATGTAAAAACTGTGGGCGCATCGAAAGTTGCCGAGCAGGTAGCTGTCAGCGAGGAAGCCTAA
- the grdF gene encoding sarcosine reductase complex component B subunit beta gives MKKLKVVHYINNFFAGVGGEEKANIPPEMREGAVGPGMALAAALGDEAEVVATVICGDSYYGENMDSARKEILEMIKDAQPDAFVAGPAFNAGRYGVACGSIAKAVEEDLGIPSVTGMYVENPGVDMYRKDIQIIETGNSAADLRNSMPKLAKLVMKKAKGELVGPPEVEGYHMMGIRTNFFHEKRGSERAIDMLVNKLNGEKFETEYPMPVFDRVPPNPAVKDMSKVKVAIVTSGGIVPHDNPDRIESSSATRYGIYDITGMDSMSADDFTSIHGGYDRAFVVKDPNLVVPLDVMRDLEREGVIGELANYFVSTTGTGTSVGNAKGFGESFSKKLIEDGVGAVILTSTUGTCTRCGATMVKEIERAGIPVVHLATVVPISLTIGANRIVPAIGIPHPLGDPALDAKGDKKLRRELVMRGLKALQTEVDEQTVFEG, from the coding sequence ATGAAAAAGCTAAAGGTAGTTCACTATATAAACAACTTCTTTGCCGGAGTCGGCGGAGAGGAGAAGGCCAACATACCTCCGGAAATGAGGGAAGGCGCAGTAGGACCAGGTATGGCTCTAGCCGCAGCTCTTGGAGATGAAGCAGAGGTTGTAGCGACAGTTATATGCGGAGACTCTTACTACGGGGAGAACATGGACAGCGCCAGAAAAGAAATCCTGGAGATGATAAAGGACGCACAGCCTGACGCATTCGTAGCCGGCCCAGCATTCAACGCCGGAAGATACGGCGTGGCGTGCGGCTCTATAGCAAAGGCTGTAGAGGAGGATCTTGGCATACCATCTGTAACTGGGATGTATGTTGAAAATCCAGGTGTTGACATGTACAGGAAGGACATTCAAATAATTGAAACTGGCAACTCGGCTGCAGACCTTAGAAACTCTATGCCTAAGCTTGCAAAGCTTGTCATGAAAAAGGCAAAGGGCGAACTTGTTGGACCTCCTGAGGTGGAAGGCTACCACATGATGGGCATAAGGACTAACTTCTTCCACGAAAAGAGAGGCTCAGAAAGAGCAATCGATATGCTTGTGAATAAATTAAACGGCGAAAAATTCGAGACCGAGTATCCAATGCCTGTGTTCGACAGAGTTCCACCAAACCCTGCCGTTAAGGACATGTCAAAGGTCAAGGTTGCCATTGTCACTTCTGGCGGCATAGTTCCTCATGACAACCCTGACAGAATAGAATCTTCAAGTGCAACAAGATATGGAATATATGACATCACCGGAATGGACTCAATGTCAGCTGACGACTTCACATCTATACACGGCGGCTACGACAGAGCCTTTGTTGTCAAAGATCCTAACCTTGTAGTGCCTCTTGACGTAATGAGAGACCTTGAAAGGGAAGGTGTAATAGGCGAGCTAGCCAATTATTTTGTATCTACTACAGGAACAGGAACGTCTGTAGGCAACGCAAAGGGCTTTGGCGAGAGTTTTTCTAAAAAGCTTATTGAAGACGGAGTAGGAGCAGTTATCCTGACATCTACCTGAGGCACTTGTACTCGTTGCGGAGCAACGATGGTAAAAGAAATTGAAAGAGCAGGAATACCTGTAGTACACCTTGCCACAGTAGTGCCTATATCACTCACAATAGGCGCCAACAGAATAGTGCCTGCAATAGGAATACCTCACCCTCTCGGAGATCCGGCGCTTGATGCCAAAGGCGACAAGAAGCTAAGAAGAGAGCTTGTGATGAGAGGACTCAAGGCGCTGCAGACAGAAGTGGACGAGCAGACGGTATTTGAAGGCTAA